The region GATAACTCCTGTCTTTTAGAAAAGAGAGACTAACTTTGACAGTAATCTATAAAATATTTTAAAGCTGTGAATTggctggaaaaaaacaaaaaacccaaaacactaaggctactttcacactagcgtcgtgctgacgcaacgacgctagcgttgaaagcgccgcacaatgggggcagcggatgctgtttttcaacgaatccgctgcctcattgtaaggtccggggaggagggggcagagttctggccgcgcatgcgcggttggaaatggcggacatgacgcacaaaaaaaggttacatgtagcgtttttgtgccgacggtccgacgcaacacgacgcgtccgtcgcacgacggatgcgacgtgtggcaatccgtcgcaatgcgtcgctaatgcaagtcaatggagaaaaaacgcaccctgcaagcacttttgcaggatgtgttttttctccaaaacgacgcattgcgacggaggccaaactacgctagtgtgaaagtagcctaaattgcaGCCTGACTGTAGGCAACTCACAATCACATGCATCTTATAACTATGTGCAGACAGCATTTTTGCAAAGTTTTCAGAAAAGGAGCACAGcctctaatttttttttgtctttttcaaaAAGATTTGGAGATTTTCCGCTCACTTTCTGTTCCAAAACTgcctaaaacaacaaaaaaaaaagctttgtgcATATACCCTTGGGGTACGGCTACACAGCAGCTTTGGCTGCAATGTTGGTTGCAAGCCCAAAGATTGCTGCTGCTACTACTTTGCGGAGTAAAACAAGTGAATGTGATTGCATTGTAGTAAGAATACAAAGACACAAAAACAAATCCAACGGTCTGATTATTTGTGATTTGCTTGTCAAGGTCACAGCACCTTGCGGTTTGCAATACAGCCTCCATTACGCTCACATTATGCTGTGATGTACACGTGGCACAAAGATCTTTGGCTACATGACCTGTGTCATGGCCAAAGCCACTGTGTGACCCACTCCGGCCTCGTTCTGCAAGCTGCAAAGTGACCGAATGACAATTTAGATGTGGTCTTCATGTCGTGCTCCCGGGTGAAAGTGGACAAAGACTTTTGCCCATCACTCAGATATATCATGCAAAGTGTATCAGTCATTTTCACCAGcttaaaaacacaaacaaaaacaaaaaacacaaccaCAACAACAACACATGAGCCATGTCATGATAAATCTCAAATTAACATTAAAACTACAGTAtgaaataagaaaacaaaaaaaatatatacatttttttttttttttcaaaggctcAGCTCACACTTTGCACTATGGAGCAGTTTTATATGAAGTTATGAGAAGCCTAGGAGCATGTCAGGAAGTAAACATGGATTCTGTGCCTAAAGTCTTTAATAAAACTGCTGAAATTCTGCCAAAAATGTATGTATTTTAGAACATGTTCCCCATTAAAAAtccaggagaaaaaaaataaataaaaaaaaataaaaaaataaagtgaacttgCTGCAAGTTTTTAATTTCATAACCTTACTGTCAACAGCGCTGACCTTATGTGAACACAGCTTAAAAGAGAAGTATAACAAAGTTTTTACATTTCTattcttttgtttgtttgtttttaatccattattatttgtgggataatatttaaaaaaatggcaatGAAACAAAGTATGTATCAGGACTAAACACCACACGTTCTCACCTGTTCTTATGAAGATAAATGCGGTGTATGCTCCAAACACTGCAGTGTATGAAAACTGAAAAGctacaagaaaaataaaaatggcctCAATTGTGCAAATTAaacaaagataaaaaaataaaaataaaacaagttataaaagataaaaataaaattctAGTCATAGTCTGAAAATGCCCCATTACATACCGGCAGACAGAAATATGCTCAGGACGGTACCTTGCCGAAACCTCAGCTGTTCAATGACATGATGAAAAtgagctgaaaaaaataaaaataaaataaataaaattagtaaTTATGTATCCAAGAATGAAGCAGAGCAAGTGTCCTCTCCTAAATGGACCCAAGAAAGTGTTCACAGAAGTCCATGCAAACACTTGttaggctgtgttcccacaatgagcttttgatgttgcagattttctgcgcccattaagtaaaatagattaGGCAGATTCTTTTCGAAAAAAAAACTCAGTGTGGGAACGTAGTCTAAGTTCTCAGTCAAGGTTATAAGGGCAGTCTCactgtccagataattctggtaccggaaacaatcggtacccgtgtgcccctacgtttctggtgtacatcagtgtggcacacttgcggcacacgtgtgccgcccgtgtgcccactgggtaccacacgcaccgtgctgggtaccacacgtaccagcatctggtgctgaatccgcgattcatatcttctctgcagcagcgtttgctgcatagaagatatgaataatagtgtttaaaagaaagatctatctgtccaccgccctcccaccccctgtgcgcccccccgctgttctgaaaatactcacccgcttccctcgttggctgtcgctgcttcctgtcctggccgcagcttctcctgtatgcggtcacgtggggccgctcatttacagtcatgaataggcggctccaccatcATCTGTACTCTAGAAGAGCTCTGATAGCCATGTAGCTGAAGGCAAGCAAAGAGACTGAGAAAAAGCTGCCATTTACaggcgtttttttttctcttttgctaaacaaaaataaaaataaattccttaATGAAGATATTTGAAAAGTTTCATAACTTTACAGTCAGGATATTAAAAAGAAATttaataagtgtgtgtgtgtgtgtgtgtgtgtgtgtgttaagtgtgtgtgtgtgtgtgtgtgtgtgttaagtgtgtgtgtgtgtgtgtgtgtgtgtgtgtgtgtgtgtgtgtgtgtgtgtgtgtgttaagtgtgtgtgtgtgtgtgtgtgtgttaagtgtgtgtgtgtgtgtgtgttaagtgtgtgtgtgtgtgtgtgttaagtgtgtgtgtgtgtgtgtgtgtgtgtgtgtgtgtgtgtgtgtgtgtgtgtgtgtgtgtgtgtgtgtgtgtgtgtgtgtgtatcctagcgattctgagattgttttttcgtgacatattgggcttcacgttagtggtaaatttaggtcgataatttctgagtttatttgtgaaaaaaacggaaatttggcgaaaattttgaaaatttcgcaattttcacattttgaatttttattctgttaaaccagagagagttatgtgacacaaaatagttaataaataacgtttcccacatgtctactttacatcagcacaatcttggaaacaaatttttttttttgctaggaagttataagggttaaaatttgaccagtgatttctcatttttacaacaaaatttacaaaaccatttttttttagggaccacctcacatttgaagtcattttgagggttctatatggctgaaaatacccaaaagtgacaccattctaaaaactgcacccctcaaggtgctcaaaaccacattcaagaagtttattaacccttcaggtgtttcacagcagcagaagcaacatggaagtaaaaaatgaacatttaactttttagtcacaaaaatgatcttttagcaacaatttttttattttcccaagggtaaaaggagaaactggaccagggacgttgttgtccaatttgtcctgagtacgctgatacctcatatgtgggggtaaaccactgtttgggcgcacggcagggctcggaagggaaggagcgccatttgactttttgaatgaaaaattgtctccaatctttagcggacaccatgtcgcgtttggagagcccccgtgtgcctaaacattggagctcccccacaagtgaccacattttggaaactagaccccccaaggaacgtatctagaagcatagtgagcactttaaacccccaggtgcttcacaaattgatccgtaaaaatgaaaaagtacttttttttcacaaaaaaattattttagcctcaaatttttcattttcacatgggcaacaggataaaatggatcctaaaatttgttggacaatttctcctgagtacaccaatacctcacatgtgggggtaaaccactgtttgggcacatggtaaggctcggaagggaaggagcgccatttgactttttgaatgaaaaattatctccatcgttagcggacaccatgtcgcgtttggaaagcccctgtgtgcctaaacattggagctcctccacaagtgaccccattttggaaactagaccccccaaggaactcatctagaggcatagtgagcactttaaacccccaggtgcttcacaaattgatccgcaaaaatgaaaaagtacttttttttcacacaaaatttcttttagcctcaattctttcattttcacatgggcaacaggataaaatggatcctaaaatttgttgggcaatttctcctgagtatgccgatacctcatatgtgggggtaaaccactgtttgggtgcacggcaaggctcggaaggggaggcgtgccatttgactttttgaatggaaaattagctccaatcgttagcggacaccatgtcgcgtttggagagcccctgtgtgcctaaacattggagctcccctacaagtgaccccattttggaaactagaccccccaaggaacttatctagatgcatagtgagcacttataacccccaggtgcttcacagaagtttataacgcagagccgtgaaaataaaaaaataatttttctttcctcaaaaatgatttttagcccagaatttttttattttcccaagggtaataggagaaattggaccccaaatgttgttgtccagtttgtcctgagtacgatgataccccatatgtgggggtaaaccactgtttgggcgcacggcagggctcggaagggaaggcacgccatttggctttttgaatggaaaattagctccaatcattagcggacaccatgtcgcgtttggagagcccctgtgtgcctaaacattggagctcccgcacaagtgaccccattttggaaactagacctcccaaggaactaatctagatgtgtggtgagcactttgaacccccaagtgcttcacagaagtttataacgcagagccgtgaaaataataaatgtgtttcctttcctcaaaaatatttttttagcccagaattttttatttttgcaagagtaacaggagaaattggaccccaaaagttgttgtccagtttctcctgagtacgctgataccccatatgtgggggtaaaccactgtttgggcacatgccggggctcggaagggaagtagtgacgttttggaatgcagactttgatggaatggtctgcgggcatcatgttacgtttgcagagcccctgatatgcctaaacagtagaaaccccccacaagtgaccccattttggaaactagaccccccaagaaacttatctagatgtgtggtgagcactttcaacccccaagtgcttcacagaagtttataacgcagagccgtgaaaataaaaaattattgttatttcctcaaaaatgatgttttagcaagtaattttttatttttgcaagggtaacaggagaaattggaccccaacagttgttgcccagtttgtcctgagtacgctggtaccccaaatgtgggggtaaaccactgtttgggcgcacgtcggggcttggaagggcgggagcaccatttgactttttgaacgcaagattggctggaatcaatggtgacgccatgttgcgtttggagacccctgatgtgcccaaacagtggaatcccctcaattctaacttcaacactaaccccaacacacccctaatcctaatcccaactgtagccataaccctaatcacaaccctaaccccaacacacccctaaccacaaccctaaccgcaacacacccgtaaccctaattccaaccctaaccctaatcctaaccctaatcccaaccgtaaccctaatcccaaccctaaccacaactgtaaccccaacacacccctaaccctatccgtaaccctaaccacaagcctaatcttaaccctatttcaaaccctagccctaattccaaccctaaccctaaggctatgtgcccacgttgcggattcgtgtgagatttttccgcacgatttttgaaaaatctgcaggtaaaaggcactgcgttttacctgcggatttacagcagatttccagtgtttttttgtgcggatttcacctgcggattcctattgaggaacaggtgtaaaacgctgcggaatccgcacaaagaattgacatgctgcggaaaatacaacgcagcgtttctgcaccatgggcacagcggatttggttttccttaggtgtacatggtactgtaaacctgatggaaaactgcttcgaattcgcagcggccaattagctgcggatccgcggccgatccgctctgtgtgcacatgccataaccctacccctaaccctacccgtaaccctaaccctacccctagttctaaccctagttctaaccctaaccctagtggaaaaagaaaaaaaaaataattttctttattttattattgtccctacctatgggggtgataagggggggggtgtttatttattatttttttattttgatcgctgcgatagaacctaccacagcgatcaaaatgtacttgtaatgaatctgccagctggcagattcggcgggcgcactgcgcatgcgcccgccattttccaagatggcggcgcccatggagaagacggccggacaccgggagggacatcaaagctaggtaagtatggggggggtgggatcggaacacggggggggttgggaaatcggaggaccgggggagcggacaagaggaccgggggagcggacaggagggaggaggagagcggacaggagatcggggcagaaaggacgactgggggggcgatcggggtctccagccatggcagatgctattgcagcatcggccatggctggattgtaatatttcacctgttttttaggtgaaatattacaaatcgctctgattggcagtttcactttcaacagccaatcagagcgatcgtagccacgggggggtgaagccaccccccctgggctgaagtaccactccccctgtctctgcagatcgggtgaaaatggagttaaccctttcacccgatctgcagggatgcgatctttccatgacgccacataggcgtcatgggtcggattggcacgggttttcatgacgcctacgtggcgtcaaaggtcgggaagggtttAAATGAAAggcggtgttaccagtgtgagacatgtatatcatgagagcagactgtcagtcattacatatctcacactggtaacactcctttaaccccttcatgaccttgggattttccgtttttccgtgttcgtttttcgcttccctccttcccagagccataacttttttatttttccgtcaatttggccatgtgagggcttattttttttgcaaagcaagttgtacttttgaacgtcatcattggttttagcatgtcgtgtactagaaaacgggaaaaaaattccaagtgcggtaaaattgcaaaaaaaagcgcagtcccacacttgtttttttgtttggcttttttgctagattcactaaatgctaaaactgagctgccattatgattctccaggtcagtacgagttcatagacacctaacatgactaggttattttgtatctaagtggtgaaaaaaaattccaaactttgcttaaaaaaaaaaaaaaaaaaaaaaaattgcgccattttccaatacccgtagcgtctccatttttcgtgatctggggtcgtgtgAGGACTTATTCTTtgagtgccgagctggcgtttttaaggataccattttggtgcagatacgttcttttgatcgcccgttattgcattttaatgcaatgtcgcggcaaccaaaaaaacgtaattctggagtttctaatttttttctcgctacgctgtttagcgatcaggttaatgcttttttttttttattgatagatcgggcgattctgaacttggtgatgccaaatatgtgtaggtttgattttttttttattgatttattttgaatggggtgaaagggggatgatttaaacttttatatttttttcacattttttttttttttacttttgccatgcttcaatagcctccataggaggctagaagctggcacaactcgatcgtctctgctacatagcagtgatcgctgctatgcagcagaaatgcaggtgtgctatgagcaccgaccacagggtggcgctcacagctagccgggatcagtaaccatagagtctcaatgacctctatggttactatgcagaagcatcgctgacccaaaatcatgtgacggggtcagcgatgcactcttttccggccgcccggccagaagcgccggttaaatgtcactgtcagcgtttgacagcggcatttacctagttaatagcggcgggtgaatcgcgatttcacccgccgctattgcaggcacatgtcagctgctcaaaacagctgacctgtcccagctttgatgcgggctcaccgccggagcccgcatcaaagcgtgggctctgacctcggacgtactatcctgtccgaggtcagaaaggggttaatgtaaaataatctctggaggcagattctcagggagatctatgtccggcccacagatcttaacagctcatttacatattgaatAGAATGTTGATttccctggaataagacatcagatcgcagatatccggGTATCATTGTATCCAACtttttatgacctacatgcccatatagacggcttaggagggtttctCCTACTGACAGATGCCATTTAATCAGTGTGTTGTGGGACAAATCTGAAAATTTGCAACAGGTAAAAtctgcaacagaaaaaaaatgtaaatggaaaCTACATTAATTTATATAATTCAATACTTACCAATGCCAAAAAATAGTGGACAAGTAAAAATAGCTGTGCCTGGACTAGTACATGGTACCAACATGGGCAACATGCAGGCTCTAAAGACCAACTCCTCTGTAAGAGGCGCAATCACCTGGTTCCGAAGCCATCGCATGTCAGTGAAGCAGAGCATCCAGAAACGGGGATCTGCAGGTTGCAAGCAAGGAAAGGGACAAAAAAAAAGACCCAGGATGAAAGTGCCATACAGAGTGTCCCTACGTTAGTGCCATGTTCACACTCCGAGAGAAGTACTTACCAAAAGCAACTTTCAAGCCATCAAGAAAACCCCATGGGCAATCCAGAGACAGCTGGACCAGAGGGCCGAGGAACAAAATCTGCATTCGAAGACAAGAAAATGTGATAAATGCAACATGAAGGTGAAGCGCGAGGCTGCCAGTGCTGAGACGTCCAGTCTTACCATGGTAAGGAGCAGCGGTAACAAAGTTGCTGTGAACATCCCGTCTAAGCGGAAGCCCATGAGAGAAAGTATGGCTGCCTCTGTCTAGAGAGAACACAGAATTGCACACGCTGAGTTTCTAATGTAGGAGAAAGTGGAGCAGTTTTTTGGAAGGGCAAAAAAAACCCTCCCAAAACAgtagaaaaacaagaaaaaaccctgTTGGAAGAAGTATCACAGACAAAAGGCTGTTGATGCAAACACAGGGTGTCTGCCATCTTTGTACTCCTGCACTTGAGCAGAACAGACCGCCAAGGGGGGTGACGGCACGCTGCAGCAGGACATACAACAGAGATAGTACCAGCGGGCGCTCCGGCAGGGCACACAGCAGAGGGGGTGACAGTGCTCCGGCAGGGCACACAGCAGAGGGGGTGGACGGCGCTCCGGCAGGGCACACAGCAGAGGGGGTGGACGGCGCTCCGGCAGGGCACACAGCAGAGGGGGTGGACGGCGCTCCGGCAGGGCACACAGCAGAGGGGGTGGACGGCGCTCCGGCAGGGCACACAGCAGAGGGGGTGGACGGCGCTCCGGCAGGGCACACAGCAGAGGGGGTGGACGGCGCTCCGGCAGGGCACACAGCAGAGGGGGTGGACGGCGCTCCGGCAGGGCACACAGCAGAGGGGGTGGACGGCGCTCCGGCAGGGCACACAGCAGAGGGGGTGGACGGCGCTCCGGCAGGGCACACAGCAGAGGGGGTGACGGCGCTCCGGCAGGGCACACAGCAGAGGGGGTGACGGCGCTCCGGCAGGGCACACAGCAGAGGGGGTGACGGCGCTCCGGCAGGGCACACAGCAGAGGGGGTGACGGCGCTCCGGCAGGGCACACAGCAGAGGGGGTGACGGCGCTCCGGCAGGGCACACAGCAGAGGGGGTGACGGCGCTCCGGCAGGGCACACAGCAGAGGGGGTGACGGCGCTCCGGCAGGGCACACAGCAGAGGGGGTGACGGCGCTCCGGCAGGGCACACAGCAGAGGGGGTGACGGCGCTCCGGCAGGGCACACAGCAGAGGGGGTGACGGCGCTCCGGCAGGGCACACAGCAGAGGGGGTGACGGCGCTCCGGCAGGGCACACAGCAGAGGGGGTGACGGCGCTCCGGTAGGGCACACAGCAGAGGGGGTGACGGCGCTCCGGTAGGGCACACAGCAGAGGGGGGGGGGGACGGTGCTCCGGCAGGGCAcacagcaggggggggggggggacggtgCTCCGGCAGGGCACAcagcagaggggggggggggacggTGCTCCGGCAGGGCACACAGCAGGGGGGGGGACGGTGCTCCGGCAGGGCAcacagcaggggggggggggacggTGCTCCGGCAGGGCAcacagcagggggggggggggacggtgCTCCGGCAGGGCAcacagcaggggggggggggacggTGCTCCGGCAGGGCACACAGCAGAGGGGGGGGGGAAGGTGCTCCGACAGGGCACAcagcagagggggggggggggggacgacggCGCTCCGGCAGGGCACACAGCAGATGTGACGGCGGGCGCTCCGGCAGGGCACACAGCAGAGGGGGGGACGGCGCTCCGGCAGGGCACACAGCAGAGGGGGGGACGGCGCTCCGGCAGGGCACACAGCAGATGTGACGGCGGGCGCTCTGGCAGGGCACACAGCAGAGGGGGGGATGGTGCTCCGGCAGGGCACACAGCAGAGGGGGGGACAACGCtccagcagggcacacagcagaGGGGGTCACCACTCACTATTGTATTTACCTTGAAGCCCGTTAACTCTTTCCAAACCCATAGAAACAGAGGGGACAGGGAGGACACGACGAGCACACTGGTGAACCTCCTCTTAATGACTGCAGGGTGATCTCTGGGGACAGGAAACAGACAGGTATCACACACAGCAGGTGCTGCAGCCCGGGGATGCGGCTCCCTCCGCCGACCCACTACTGTTACCTGGACAGCTCGCTCTTCCACACATACAAGCTGCCCACGTAAGAACACGCCAGGGCGAGGCAGCAGAGCACGGACACCGCGCACAGCCCCGAGGCGGACACCGCGGCGTGAGCCTCAGACATGGCAGGTGAGAGATGGTAGGGgtaaaggacctgtgatgatgtcatggCCATGTGACCAGTCACGTGTGAGGAAGGTGCCAGGCTCTGTAGTTATACTGCACGATGTGCGCCCGGCCGCCAGTTTGCAGCACTTGGAAGGTCCTCTGCCTCTGTGTAGTGTGGGAGTGTCGGGGGAGTGGCCGCCTCTGGGAGCTGCAGCCGCTCATTGGCTGTGCAGCTCCGTGCATTGATTGGCTGCCAGGCTGCCATTGGTACAGCCTCGTGGTGCGCCTGTGTGGTGGCTGCTGTATGCTTTTGGCGCGCATTCCTGACCTGAGCTCTATACTGTGACTGACCAGAGCTGTCCCTCCCCGGGATATCATTGTGTCCCTGGGAAAGAGCCAGCCTAATAGGGAGGAGAGCGGCCAGGACCTCTCACCAGGGCAGGTCCTGCGCCCACAGTGTGAGGGTCGTCAGGGGAGCGGGGGTATGTTTTAACAgctcctgcagagcatcgcacctccATGTGAAGGGCTGCTGCACTCCTCACAGCACACAAGGACAGGCAGGGTGACAGTCTGCAGAGCATTGCTTCTCTACTTGttcatgtatctgcagagcatcacttccctatctGCAGATCGTCACTTCCCTAGCTGCATGTAGCTGCAGATCATCACTTCCCTATCTGTgcctgtatctgcagagcatcacttccctatctgtgcatgtatctgcagagcatcacttctgtacctgtgcatgtatctgcacagcAGCACATCCCTATGTGTGCATGTATTTGTGGAGCAGCACATCCCTACGTGTGCGTGTATCTGCGGAGTATCAATTCtgtacctgtgcatgtatctggagcatcacttccctacctgtgcgtgtatctgcagaacATCAGTTTCCTATCTgggcatgtatctgcagagcatcacttcactacctgtgcgtgtatctgcagggcatcacttccctacctgtgcgtgtatctgcactgcatcacttccctacctgtgcgtgtatctgcagagcatcacttcactacctgtgcgtgtatctgcagggcatcacttccctacctgtgtgtgtatctgcactgcatcacttccctacctgtgcgtgtatctgtaGAGCATCACTTcactacctgtgcgtgtatctgcagggCATCACTTcactacctgtgcgtgtatctgaaGAGCATCACTTcactacctgtgcgtgtatctgaaGAGCATCACTTcactacctgtgcgtgtatctgcagagcatcacttcactacctgtgcgtgtatctgcagagcatcacttcactacctgtgcgtgtatctgcagagcatcacttcactacctgtgcgtgtatctgcagagcatcacttcactacctgtgcgtgtatctgcagggCATCACTTcactacctgtgcgtgtatctgaaGAGCATCACTTcactacctgtgcgtgtatctgcagagcatcacttcactacctgtgcgtgtatctgcagagcatcacttcactacctgtgcgtgtatctgcagagcatcacttcactacctgtgcgtgtatctgcagagcatcacttccctacctgtgcgtgtatctgcagagcatcacttccctacctgtgcgtgtatctgtaGAGCATCACTTcactacctgtgcgtgtatctgcagagcatcacttcactacctgtgcgtgtatctgcagagcatcacttcactACCTGTGCGTGCATCTGCagggcatcacttccctacctgtgcgtgtatctgcactgcatcacttccctacctgtgcgtgtatctgcagagcatcacttcactacctgtgcgtgtatctgcagagcatcacttcactacctgtgcgtgtatctgcagggcatcacttccctacctgtgcgtgtatctgcactgcatcacttccctacctgtgcgtgtatctgtaGAGCATCACTTcactacctgtgcgtgtatctgcagggCATCACTTCACTACCTGTGCGTGCATCTGCAGAGCATCACATcactacctgtgcgtgtatctgcagagcatcacttcactacctgtgcgtgtatctgcagagcatcacatcactacctgtgcgtgtatctgcagagcatcacttcactacctgtgcgtgtatctgcagagcatcacttcactacctgtgcgtgtatctgcagagcatcacttccctacctgtgcgtgtatctgcagagcatcacttcactacctgtgcgtgtatctgcagagcatcacttccctacctgtgcgtgcatc is a window of Ranitomeya variabilis isolate aRanVar5 chromosome 2, aRanVar5.hap1, whole genome shotgun sequence DNA encoding:
- the RCE1 gene encoding CAAX prenyl protease 2, whose amino-acid sequence is MAMTSSQVLYPYHLSPAMSEAHAAVSASGLCAVSVLCCLALACSYVGSLYVWKSELSRDHPAVIKRRFTSVLVVSSLSPLFLWVWKELTGFKTEAAILSLMGFRLDGMFTATLLPLLLTMILFLGPLVQLSLDCPWGFLDGLKVAFDPRFWMLCFTDMRWLRNQVIAPLTEELVFRACMLPMLVPCTSPGTAIFTCPLFFGIAHFHHVIEQLRFRQGTVLSIFLSAAFQFSYTAVFGAYTAFIFIRTGHFIGPVLCHSFCNYIGFPAIFTALDHPQRATIVFFYVLGVVLFFLLLYPMTDPILYGDIPICSLLDKRSTDHRSLCL